The Carnobacterium mobile DSM 4848 genome includes a window with the following:
- the pyrH gene encoding UMP kinase translates to MIEPKYKRIVLKVSGEALAGDSGFGIQPPTIQKICKEIKEVRDLGVEVAIVVGGGNIWRGQIGSEMGMERAQADYMGMLATVMNALALQDCLENEGVPTRVQTSIEMRQIAEPYIRRKAERHLEKGRVVIFAGGTGNPYFSTDTTAALRAAEIGADVILMAKNNVDGVYSADPKTDSSAIKFEELTHLDVINKGLQVMDTTASSLSMDNDIPLVVFNLNEPGNIKRVALGETIGTTVRGKKA, encoded by the coding sequence ATGATTGAACCGAAATATAAACGCATTGTCTTAAAAGTCAGCGGTGAAGCTTTAGCTGGAGATTCAGGATTTGGAATACAACCACCGACAATTCAAAAAATTTGTAAAGAAATTAAAGAAGTTCGGGATTTAGGTGTTGAAGTCGCTATTGTAGTGGGCGGCGGAAATATTTGGCGCGGCCAGATTGGTTCTGAAATGGGAATGGAAAGAGCTCAAGCAGATTACATGGGAATGCTCGCAACCGTAATGAATGCATTAGCTTTACAAGACTGCCTTGAGAATGAAGGCGTTCCGACGCGAGTGCAAACATCAATTGAAATGCGTCAAATAGCCGAACCATATATCCGACGGAAAGCAGAAAGACATTTAGAAAAAGGCCGTGTAGTTATTTTTGCTGGCGGGACTGGTAATCCTTATTTTTCTACTGATACAACTGCTGCATTACGCGCTGCCGAAATTGGAGCCGATGTTATTTTAATGGCTAAAAACAATGTAGACGGTGTTTATTCTGCTGATCCAAAGACAGACAGTTCTGCAATCAAATTCGAAGAACTGACACACTTAGATGTCATCAATAAAGGCCTTCAAGTGATGGATACAACAGCTAGTTCATTAAGTATGGATAATGATATTCCATTGGTTGTCTTTAATTTAAATGAACCAGGCAATATTAAACGTGTTGCTTTAGGTGAAACGATTGGAACTACAGTAAGGGGGAAAAAAGCATGA
- the frr gene encoding ribosome recycling factor, which produces MSKQLLSETKDKMTKAEQAFQRELGTIRAGRANAALLDRVQVSYYGAPTPLNQIAQISVPEARVLMITPFDKTALKEIEKALLQSDIGITPNNDGNVIRLVIPQLTEDRRKELAKQVGKEAENSKISVRNIRRDAIDELKKAEKNKELTSDDVHGYEEDVQKLTDASIKNIDAIAAEKEKELLEV; this is translated from the coding sequence ATGAGCAAACAATTATTAAGTGAAACTAAAGATAAAATGACAAAAGCTGAGCAAGCTTTTCAACGTGAATTAGGAACGATCCGTGCAGGACGAGCAAATGCTGCTTTATTAGATCGTGTACAAGTTAGTTATTACGGTGCACCTACACCTTTAAATCAAATCGCACAGATTTCTGTACCAGAAGCCCGTGTCTTGATGATCACGCCTTTTGATAAAACGGCTTTGAAAGAAATTGAAAAAGCCCTTCTACAAAGCGATATAGGAATTACTCCAAATAATGATGGCAATGTTATTCGTCTAGTTATTCCGCAATTGACAGAAGACAGAAGAAAAGAATTAGCTAAGCAAGTAGGAAAAGAAGCTGAAAATTCAAAAATTTCTGTTCGTAATATCCGACGCGATGCCATTGATGAATTAAAGAAAGCAGAAAAAAATAAAGAATTAACCTCAGATGATGTACATGGCTATGAAGAAGATGTTCAAAAATTAACAGATGCCAGCATTAAAAATATTGACGCTATTGCTGCTGAAAAAGAAAAAGAGTTGTTAGAAGTTTAA
- a CDS encoding isoprenyl transferase — MKHFFRNKKNKPTDTTEILFNEAEKIPHHIAIIMDGNGRWAQKKFLPRIAGHKEGMNTVKKITKRASQIGVKVLTLYAFSTENWKRPDTEVSFLMQLPVDFFDTFVPDLIKENVKVQVIGFTDQLPLHTKKAVEQAIEDTKNNTGMILNFALNYGSRSEMLEATKQIAEQVKAGELAVEDINEVVFEQQLMTTTLGEYQDVDYMIRTSGEERISNFLLWQNAYSEFYFTKILWPDFDEAALEQAIGVYQTRHRRFGGI; from the coding sequence ATGAAACATTTTTTTAGAAATAAAAAAAATAAACCGACTGATACAACTGAAATACTTTTTAATGAAGCAGAAAAAATTCCTCATCACATTGCAATCATTATGGATGGGAATGGACGATGGGCTCAAAAGAAATTTCTTCCGCGAATCGCTGGACATAAAGAAGGCATGAATACTGTAAAAAAAATAACAAAGCGCGCCAGCCAAATAGGCGTAAAAGTCCTGACTTTATATGCATTTTCCACTGAAAATTGGAAACGACCAGATACGGAGGTCAGTTTTTTAATGCAATTGCCAGTCGATTTTTTTGATACATTTGTACCAGACCTTATTAAAGAAAATGTGAAAGTTCAAGTAATTGGCTTCACAGATCAATTGCCTCTACATACAAAAAAAGCAGTTGAACAAGCAATTGAAGATACAAAAAATAATACGGGAATGATTCTGAACTTTGCTTTAAATTATGGAAGCCGCAGTGAAATGCTGGAGGCTACTAAACAAATTGCTGAACAAGTGAAAGCAGGAGAATTAGCCGTTGAAGATATCAACGAAGTCGTCTTTGAGCAACAGTTGATGACTACAACATTAGGGGAGTATCAAGATGTCGATTATATGATCCGCACGAGTGGAGAAGAAAGAATCAGCAATTTTTTACTTTGGCAAAATGCTTATAGCGAATTCTACTTTACAAAAATATTATGGCCCGATTTTGATGAGGCTGCTTTAGAACAAGCGATTGGAGTTTACCAAACACGGCATAGACGTTTTGGCGGAATATAG
- a CDS encoding phosphatidate cytidylyltransferase, with amino-acid sequence MKQRVITAVLSFLVFVPIVYTGSWLLEITVALLGIISLFELFRMKGNSLFSIEGIIAIIGLLLILLPSDRLPWLTAIYSTDILFYICGLLLLVATVFSKNKFTFDDAAVSILGAMYIGYGFKYFVLVRSESLALLLLALFIVWSTDIGAYLFGRKFGKTKLAPSISPNKTIEGSLGGIISAIIVSTLFLLIHPLHFSWPWGILLTVLISISGQLGDLVESAFKRHYQIKDSGKILPGHGGILDRFDSILFALPVFHLLTLI; translated from the coding sequence GTGAAACAAAGAGTCATTACTGCAGTACTCTCTTTTTTAGTCTTTGTACCGATTGTTTATACAGGGTCATGGCTATTAGAAATTACTGTCGCGTTACTTGGAATTATTAGCTTATTTGAATTGTTCAGAATGAAAGGCAACTCTCTATTCTCTATTGAAGGTATCATTGCTATTATAGGATTATTGCTTATTTTATTACCTTCAGACCGCCTTCCATGGCTCACAGCTATTTATTCAACAGACATATTATTTTATATTTGCGGTTTATTGTTATTGGTAGCAACCGTTTTTTCAAAAAACAAGTTTACTTTTGATGATGCTGCAGTTTCTATTTTAGGTGCAATGTACATTGGGTATGGATTTAAATATTTTGTGCTCGTACGTTCAGAAAGTTTAGCTTTATTGTTATTAGCTTTGTTTATTGTTTGGTCTACGGATATCGGTGCTTATTTATTTGGACGTAAGTTTGGGAAAACTAAGTTAGCTCCTAGTATTAGTCCTAACAAAACGATTGAAGGTTCGTTGGGTGGAATTATCAGCGCCATAATTGTTTCTACTCTCTTTTTACTGATTCATCCATTGCATTTTTCATGGCCATGGGGAATTTTACTAACGGTCTTAATATCGATTTCTGGACAATTAGGCGATCTTGTAGAATCAGCTTTTAAACGTCATTATCAGATAAAAGATTCCGGGAAAATTTTACC